GCACGGACAGCTTGCGGCTCAGGGGAATGGCCTTGATGCTGCCCTCCAAAGATGAGCTGCATAGTCCACGAGATTCTCGGGGGGGTGATTCCATGACGCCTGCCATGGGCAAGCTGACGCGACGGGTATCCAAGGAGGGCATACGAGACGGCGAAGGTGGCACCGACGACTGTAGGGGCGGCAGTCGAAGAGACTCGTCGAAGCCACTGTGCCGTCGATTGGACGGGTCTTTCTCCAGCcaggacgtcgacggcgatggccgAAACGGTGGAGGCATCGGGCCGCTCTGAGATCTCGGCAAATTCCCAAGCTCAGGTAGAGACGTTCGAACATAGGCATGAGCAGGAGTCTGCGGCGGGCCGTCTGTCCGCGCGACAGCTACTTCTCCGGGCTTCCTGCTCACATAACCGCTGAGGGATCCGTTGATGGGATGGTATCCACCCGCGTCGTTGGCCCGACGTCTCTTCATGCCCGGGGAGGTTGGCTCGCCATTCTCGACATCTCTGACGGATGGCAATTTGGTCGGAAATGGCAGTGCACTTGTTGGCGACTGCTCGAAGCTCGATCGGCGAGATCTGTCCGTGTCTGCTCGCTGGAGGCTGGGCCTGCCTTGAGATCCGGCCCccatcttggccgccggAGATAATGCAAagggcgttgacggcgttTGCGGGGTAGCAGCGGCTCGTCCATGGCACTTTGGGCATCGACCTGGCTCCTCtgtcggcgacgtggtcCCCCATCCAGCCTGGGGCTTGTTcccgcggcgcggctggtAGCGGTAGTTGGGGTACTGTGTCTGGTggcgctgcttctcctcctcggcgaggttCTTCCAAGTCTGCTTCacttcctcgtcttcattCTTCCACTTCTCTCCGATGATTTTGGATATGTCTGGGTTGGACAGCTTGGGGTTGTCTGCCGTTACCTGCGCCTGGTGATGCTGGCGATACAGAATGAATGCTGGCCAACGAACCGTCTGTCAGCCTGGTCTTAGCTCAGAGCAGCGGCAAGCAAGTCTGGACTCCCACTTAGGGACTCGCTGACCACTCCATGCCCCATAACCACATCAATACGGAATGTCAGGCGCCGGAGGCGGGTGTTAAACAACGTCTTTTACTCACCATTTCGCGGCCTCGGGATTTTGGGAGCTGGTGTGCAAAGGCAGATGAGGTCCCTGGCGGTGTCTTGCCTCTGGGCGCCTGCGCCGCTGGCGCTTGGGGACTCTTGCATGCCGCGGTCGGCATCCACGGCGTGTATGGTGGAAGCCCGCTTTCTTGATGACGCGGATCGGAGAGGTGAGGGTGAGTGGCCCCCatcagccgcggcggcgatgccagcTGGCTGCTTGTACTGCTGTCCCAGGTCCACGTGACGGCGAACAGGAGCTCCGATGGCTTCCATGTGTCGAGCAGCCAGGGCGAGCACTTGTGTCATCGTTGCGAGACGCAAGGACGACGTGAAAAGGGCGCTACTGGCGGGCCGCGAGACGGTCTGCACTTACACCTGGGCCCAGCCGACAAGGGCGCTCTCGGCGTTGGGTCTTCGGGAcgggaagacgacgacgatgagtacgacgacgagaacaaTGAGAGTATAAGATGAGGACTGGAGCTCGACGATTGAGGACGGGAtgagcggcggtggcaggAAGATGCCAAGAATGAAGATGGAACGAGCCGTTGCCCGAGTGCCCAGGTCCTTTCCCTTTGTGAGAGGACGCTGGCATTTGGCCATTCACTCAACGTCCGCTCAGTGGACAATAGCAAACCCGGCTTCGGACAAGCTCGCTCGACAGGCCTGATCTCTCCGGCCCTTCTCTGcgtgctgcgctgctgccTTCAGTGTGCAGAGGGGCCAGTAAGATCCCCCCTACATGTCTCGGGAGTCCACCGGGGGGCGTCGACTGGCGTTCGCCCGCAGTCCAGTGAAGGTTTCTGGCCGGCGGACAAAGCGTGAGCTTGTTGCCTTTGTCTTTGGGGGCGCGAGCGTTTATCCTCTTTTATTTCCTCTCCGGACGCCGTTTCGACCTCGGTCGGAACGTTTctgcgaggaggagggggaagaaGCCGGACGAAAATCGatctccctcttccccctcctcgccccctGGCATCCATCCCGGCAGCGATATACCGCCGCGGGTCCTCTTCAACGCCCAGCCTCGAGGCAAAACCGCATGACACCCAACATTCTACCGTTGCGTCGCGCCTATTCGTCCTTGTCCGCGTCTCTCCGCTTCTGCAGGCTGGGCCCAacctcgccctctccgccgcagcgggcgacAATGTCGGCAGACGGGCCGCAGGAATGCGAAGCAGCGTCGGCCTGGAATGCTGCGCCCGCCTGAGACAAAGGACGAATGGCTGGCGCCAGCCCGAACGCGGTTTAAAGGGCCCCCGTTCCGCACGTGATGCTTGGAATCGGTCAATCGGTGAGGATGAGCCCAACGTGCGATCGTGGTGTGCTCCGCATGCGTGACTGACTTGCGTGCGCGGTGGTGCGTCCCATCATCTGCgcccacctcctcctccaccaccgccatcgccaacccccctccccggaCGGCGCCAGCCTGTCATGGTCGTGTGCGTGCGGCCCCCAAGCAGGCTTCTGCTTTTGTCTTGCGCCGTCTGTCTCTGCTGGTTGGCTTTCCAGGTTCCTGGATGTCTCAGCCGGCGCGCGATGCTCACGACGATACGCACCTCTCGCTCGCAGGCGCctgccatcccatcccccttcaccttgggcgccgcttctgggatgggatggatgggtgggtaggaggggcgggcggcacaAAGATGGGCGAGGCGTCTTGtcattttttttttacttGTCTTTCCCCCGAAAAAGCTTGGAAGGACGCCAGAAAACCCAATGACAAGGCCCCTTGCCCCGTTCGGTGTTTCGCccaaaggggggggagcggcgcCCCGTTATGGGCAATAGTATCGTCACTGTCTGTTTTTTTGGGATTCTCACGAGGCGTTGTTGTGCCCCTTCCCCCCGTCTCCCTTTTGGCCTCGTAAAGCAAGATAGAGTGAAAAACAAATAACCGTGAAAGTGGCATAATctccccggcgccggaccATCCGCCAAAATCAAAATCCCGTTGAAAAACCCTTGGCTACTCTTCGGGCCTCCGTCTCGCATAGTTACGCTTCCAAGTCTAAAGGGGtaccctctctctctcttcagATTTATttgtcgacgcggccgtcggctCCGCTTGCCTGGCTGCCTACGAAATGTAACCCCGTCCAGCCTCGGTGCTCAACAgcgtcgcgctgcgccgggcgtcgaggaacaGATCCTCGCactcggccacgtcggcgacgtcgatcTGGGAACGGCCGTTGGCCTTTGCGAGAATGCTGCCCAAGCCATGTCAgcgagcggcgcgagcgGTCAACCAAGAGCGGTGAAGGCGGGTGAGataggggggggggaaacgAGGAAGGAGGACTCTCCGAAATCAGACCGGGCAACACCTTGTGTAACCGTTGTTGTTCGTTGGTTCTTGGCGTCGACTCCGGAGGCGGGTGGTATTCGAGAAAGtggaaaaagaaaagaaaaaaatcAACTTACCTGGCAGGGGTCAGCAGCTGGAGGCAATACCGCAGACTGATGCGGACGCCGTGGTCCGAAATCTTatcgatggcggcgtcgctgatGGAGACGCCCTCGGTGGAGGCGCGTATCCGCACAATCTTCTTGATCTCGTCGGCCTGGTAGGGCGCCGTGGGAATGATGAGCAGACGGGCCAGGAAGTCGGTAGGAATGCCGTGGGCCGCAACAATGTCGTCGGTGCCTCTTATTGTGCACATTCCGCGGTTCGACGCCAGCACCACAATGGGGGAGATGGGCGATTCCAGTGCTCGGTTGAGGTAGGTGAAGCACTCCACATCGAGCATGTGTGCCTGGTGGTGAAGACATGCGAGtcagcggcgcgcgcgcccccctcctgcGGGGGTGAAACATCCACCGCAGTCGAAAACAGCCAAGGGAACAGAAGGaaaggaaaaagaaaagaagaacATACCTCGTCGATGAACAAAACGCCCGGAACCAGCTCGGCCACGCCCTGGTCAATGTACTTGCTCACGACCTTGTTGatctcggcgcgcagcttctCCGTGATCTCGGTCATCTTGGGCTTCATGAGCTGGCCCATCATGCTCATGATGTCCTGGCCGCCCTGGGGCCGCgcgttggcgacgtcgaggtcgtgcAGGGTCACGTCCTGAAcaatctccttcttcttATGCACCTCGCCCTTGGGGATGGGCACGTactcctcggcctcgaggtcgaacTCGGTGGCGTACGCGTCCGACCGGCCGACGCGCTTGCAGGCGCCCGTGTTGGCCTCGATGTAgatgacgt
The genomic region above belongs to Purpureocillium takamizusanense chromosome 5, complete sequence and contains:
- the RVB1 gene encoding RuvB ATP-dependent DNA helicase pontin (EggNog:ENOG503NV13~COG:L); the encoded protein is MAGRGVLLAGGPGTGKTALALAISQELGTKIPFCPIVGSEIYSTEVKKTEMLMENFRRAIGLKVRETKEVYEGEVTELTPEEAENPLGGYGKTISTLLIGLKSAKGQKKLRLDPSIYEAIQKERVTVGDVIYIEANTGACKRVGRSDAYATEFDLEAEEYVPIPKGEVHKKKEIVQDVTLHDLDVANARPQGGQDIMSMMGQLMKPKMTEITEKLRAEINKVVSKYIDQGVAELVPGVLFIDEAHMLDVECFTYLNRALESPISPIVVLASNRGMCTIRGTDDIVAAHGIPTDFLARLLIIPTAPYQADEIKKIVRIRASTEGVSISDAAIDKISDHGVRISLRYCLQLLTPASILAKANGRSQIDVADVAECEDLFLDARRSATLLSTEAGRGYIS
- the RFG1 gene encoding slightly ste11-like protein (EggNog:ENOG503P0YZ~COG:K), translating into MTQVLALAARHMEAIGAPVRRHVDLGQQYKQPAGIAAAADGGHSPSPLRSASSRKRASTIHAVDADRGMQESPSASGAGAQRQDTARDLICLCTPAPKIPRPRNAFILYRQHHQAQVTADNPKLSNPDISKIIGEKWKNEDEEVKQTWKNLAEEEKQRHQTQYPNYRYQPRRGNKPQAGWGTTSPTEEPGRCPKCHGRAAATPQTPSTPFALSPAAKMGAGSQGRPSLQRADTDRSRRSSFEQSPTSALPFPTKLPSVRDVENGEPTSPGMKRRRANDAGGYHPINGSLSGYVSRKPGEVAVARTDGPPQTPAHAYVRTSLPELGNLPRSQSGPMPPPFRPSPSTSWLEKDPSNRRHSGFDESLRLPPLQSSVPPSPSRMPSLDTRRVSLPMAGVMESPPRESRGLCSSSLEGSIKAIPLSRKLSVLASICRTAPPLAREAGPGVTRGAFIAVEGSNARLLREVGAAIEKTLVACGDIDLKVWKDESPQHESVMQASSLSRAGSKFGDSFEPYFDVVSSWQKKSKQIGRHITGKTALIPSAEDQRADGERVVAQARSTEACTPPEDDKGPGLTVKMPVALARDGFSLTVSDRYACTMPIQDSYSPLDHWQWMASLWRGTVCPDLVVHVMPAEDDEAGSRRVVELSRRLGSILVKLPSNKEMDEGTERRIAFEVMEWMREGSFRETLPQGWRSDTL